Genomic segment of Limnohabitans sp. INBF002:
AACCCTCTTTGTACTTGGCCGCCAAGGCCGAGGTTTGGCGCGACAAGATCATGCCGTCCACACCCACAGCGACAAACAAAGCACCTAGCGACAAATACTGACGCACCAACGCTTCGTCACCCATCAAAATGCCGGGCGCTTTGCCTGCCTGGCGAATGCGCGCAATCGCGTCCACGATGGCCGCTTGTACTTCGGGGTGGTTGGGGTTGCCGATGTGGCCCATGGAGGCCGACAAGTCTGCCGGGCCAATGAACACGCCGTCCACGCCGGGTGTGGCGGCGATGGCGTCTAAGTTTTTCAAGGCTTCTCGGGTTTCGGCTTGCACCAACACACACACTTGGTCGTTGGCCTCTTTGCCGTAGTTGGGGAAGCGGCCCCAACGCGAGGCGCGCGTGCCCGCCATGCCACGAATGCCGCCTTGGCCATCGTCTTGCGGGTAGCGGCAGGCTTTCACAATGGCTGCGGCTTGCGCGGCCGTGTCCACCATGGGCACCAACACCGTGGTGGCACCAATGTCCAGCACTTGCTTGAGCAGTGCCGCATTGTCATGCGGCACACGCACCACAGGGTGTGAGTTGGGATAGGCGGCCACGACCTGCAACTGCGCGAGCAAAGTTGTCAAGTCGTTGGGGCCGTGTTCGCCGTCAATCACCAGCCAGTCAAAACCAGCGCCCGCACAAATGTCGGTGGTCACGGTGCTGCCCAAGCCCATCCACAAGCCGATTTGTGGCTGTTGGTGGCGCAGGGCTTTTTTAAATAGGTTCTCGGGGGTTTGCATGGCTGGGCGTTTTCAAGGTTTGCTGAACAAAGGGTGCAAATTATTGTGGACGGCGTTGAACACCTCATGCCCTTCGTCAATTTGCAAGGTGATGCCGATGGGGCGCTTGGCAAACACTTCCGCGAAATGGGTCTGGGTTGCAGCCAGCAAAGATTGGCCAACTTGCGCAATCATCTCGGGCGTGCGTCCTTTGGCGACGCGAAAGTTCAGATACACATAGGCGTAGTCGCCGCTGCCATCCGCGATGACGGCATGTGTTGTGGCAAACGCCAACACGCGTGTGGCCCCGATCGGGAACACGGCTTGGCCGTCGGGGTGTTTGGCGGCCAACATCGTGTCGCTCAAGGTTTGACAAAGCTCGCCCATGTCAGTTTCGGCATCGAGCTGGGCGGTGTATTGGATGATGAGGTGAGGCATGTCTGAAGTGTCTCGCAACTTCTTCTCGCATGTTTCAATTCCGTCGCTCAGACCACTGGCTATTTATCCAGTAATATTGGCGCATGGCCAAAGAAAAAACCCAATACACCTGCACCGACTGCGGCGGCATCACTGCCAAATGGTTGGGCAAATGCCCCAGTTGCAACGCGTGGAACACGCTGATTGAAACGGCGGTCGATAGCAGCGGCCCCACCAAAAACCGTTACGCGGGCATGGCGGCCTTGGCCCCAGCTTCAGAAGTGGCGGTGCTCTCCGACATCGAAGCACAAGACGTGGCGCGCACGCCCACGGGTCAAGAAGAACTCGACCGCGTGTTGGGCGGCGGCATGGTCGAGGGCGGTGTGGTGCTGATTGGTGGCGACCCCGGCATTGGCAAATCCACGTTGATTTTGCAAGCCATGGACGGCCTGCAACGCAGCGGCATGAGCACCTTGTATGTGACGGGCGAAGAGTCTGCCGCGCAAGTGGCCTTGCGCTCGCGCCGCTTGGGGCTGGACCACAGCCAAGTGCAAGTGCTGGCTGAAACTCAGCTTGAAAAAATATTGGCCACCGTCGACAAGCTTCAACCGGCGGTGGTGGTGATGGACTCCATCCAAACCGTTTATTCCGATCAACTCACCAGTGCCCCCGGCTCGGTGGCGCAAGTGCGCGAGTGCGCGTCACACCTCACCCGCATGGCCAAGTCTTCGGGCACCGCTGTGGTGTTGGTGGGCCATGTCACCAAAGAGGGCGCACTGGCTGGGCCGCGTGTGTTGGAGCACATGGTGGACACGGTGCTGTACTTTGAAGGCGACACACATTCGACTTACCGACTTGTGCGTGCCATCAAAAACCGCTTTGGTGCAGTCAACGAAATTGGCGTCTTCGCGATGACCGAAAAAGGCTTGAAGGGCGTGAGTAACCCCAGCGCCATTTTCTTGAGCCAACACTCCGAGCCGGTGCCCGGCAGTTGTGTGTTGGTCACGCTTGAAGGCACACGCCCCATGCTCGTGGAGATTCAAGCCTTGGTCGACAGCGGTGGCCCATCACCACGCCGCCTGAGCGTGGGCTTGGACCGCGACCGTTTGGCCATGTTGCTGGCCGTGTTGCATCGCCATGCAGGTGTGGCGTGCATGGACCAAGATGTGTTTGTCAATGCCGTGGGCGGTGTGCGCATCAGCGAGCCCGCAGCAGACTTGGCGGTGTTGTTGTCGATTCAAAGCAGCTTGCGTGGCAAACCTTTGCCCCAAGGCTTCATCGCCTTTGGCGAAGTGGGTTTGGCAGGTGAAGTGCGCCCCGCACCGCGTGGGCAAGAGCGCTTGAAAGAAGCGGCCAAACTCGGCTTTACCGTCGCCGTCATCCCCAAAGCCAATGCACCCAAAAAGCCCATCCCCGGCATGACCGTGCATGCGGTCGAGCGGGTGGATGAGGCGATTGGCTTGGTGCGGGAGCTGGGTTAACGCATCAATCGTCGTAATCGTGGTAACCGTTTTTCAGCTCTAGCTTGATCACTTGGAAGACATTGTTGGCATCCATGTAGCCTTTGACTTCAACATAGCTTCCGGTGGTGGGTGTGCCGTATTTGAAGCGTGTATTGGCTGACGTTTGTGCGGTGTACACGACACCAAAGCGGGTCAAACTAAACACACTGTTCACGCCAGACCAACCGCCGACCTGACCGTACATCTCAAACACGCGACCTGAACTGGCATTGCTGCTGGATGCATATTTGATCTCTACTTTTGTCGCGTTCAAGGTGCCGTCCACATAGCTGCCTTTGACTTCAACAAACGAGCCATTGCTGAGATTGGCTGCTGAGCCGTTAGGGAAGTAGGCAGAGCCCGCATTCACATTGACCCCTTGAACAGTGAAGGTGCTACCACTCAGGTTGCTGACGGCGCCATAGAACTCGTTGGAATAAGTAACAGGTTGGTTATAGCTGTCGGTGAAGCTTCGTTGGCCTTCAGTTTCTACGCGAGTTGCCGCTAAGACGGACCCAGACCATGTGCCTTTGATTTCGTACATGGTGTTAGCAGTCAATGTGGCGCCACTCACTTGAACACCTCCAACGTACCAATTGCCGTTCGCTTGTGTCGCGATCCCTTTGATCTTGGCGTAGGTCGATGTGCTGGGTGCACCACTAAAGCTGGTGAGATAGGCTGCATTGACCAACTGCAAACGTTTTGCCGTGAGCGTTGTGCCGTTCCAGCTCGTGTTGTCTGTAGCCAATGCACGAATGGCATCGCCAACCACCGGCGTGTTGCCCGTCGGTTGAATGGTGCAACTGTTGCAATTCACGGTGATGCTGGCAGTCGCCCCAGTCTGAATCGTGTAATTACTTCCGGCAATCGCTGTGATGGTTCCGCGCACGGCCACATCCAGCGCATGGGTCAATGCATGGGTGACAACGACGCGTGTCGCCAAGAAGCTGCCATCTGCTTGGGCAAGACCATAAATGGTGAGCAATGGATTTGTGTTTGCCAGCGCTGCCAGATCTGCATAAGTTGTCACAGCGGTGCCAGTCAAGGTTCCATCGGACGTTCCGCCATAGGTGGTCGCAGCGTTGATTTGCACCATTTGAGTTGACAGATCGATGGCTGTGGACGTGATGGAGTTCATCGTGCCGCGCACACCGCCTACGATGCGAATGCGTGCCGCACGCCCCAAACTTTGTGCATCGTCCACATCCCCAAACAAGGCAACGGTCATTCCCAAGGCTAGGGGGCTGCTAAAGGTGGGTGTACTGCTGTCATAGCTGGTGCTGAAATCATCACTGTCGTAAACCACGGAATCAGTCGTTTCAAAACGCACGCCGTTGACAACAATTGAGCCCAAACCGCTGATCGAACCTTGATAGGCAGCGGCAGCGCCGTTGAACGTGGCGGCACCTGCTGGATTGGTCGACCATGTGGCGTCACTGTGATCGCTGTC
This window contains:
- a CDS encoding aldolase/citrate lyase family protein, encoding MQTPENLFKKALRHQQPQIGLWMGLGSTVTTDICAGAGFDWLVIDGEHGPNDLTTLLAQLQVVAAYPNSHPVVRVPHDNAALLKQVLDIGATTVLVPMVDTAAQAAAIVKACRYPQDDGQGGIRGMAGTRASRWGRFPNYGKEANDQVCVLVQAETREALKNLDAIAATPGVDGVFIGPADLSASMGHIGNPNHPEVQAAIVDAIARIRQAGKAPGILMGDEALVRQYLSLGALFVAVGVDGMILSRQTSALAAKYKEGLAEVSASKGPY
- a CDS encoding 5-carboxymethyl-2-hydroxymuconate isomerase, producing the protein MPHLIIQYTAQLDAETDMGELCQTLSDTMLAAKHPDGQAVFPIGATRVLAFATTHAVIADGSGDYAYVYLNFRVAKGRTPEMIAQVGQSLLAATQTHFAEVFAKRPIGITLQIDEGHEVFNAVHNNLHPLFSKP
- the radA gene encoding DNA repair protein RadA, whose product is MAKEKTQYTCTDCGGITAKWLGKCPSCNAWNTLIETAVDSSGPTKNRYAGMAALAPASEVAVLSDIEAQDVARTPTGQEELDRVLGGGMVEGGVVLIGGDPGIGKSTLILQAMDGLQRSGMSTLYVTGEESAAQVALRSRRLGLDHSQVQVLAETQLEKILATVDKLQPAVVVMDSIQTVYSDQLTSAPGSVAQVRECASHLTRMAKSSGTAVVLVGHVTKEGALAGPRVLEHMVDTVLYFEGDTHSTYRLVRAIKNRFGAVNEIGVFAMTEKGLKGVSNPSAIFLSQHSEPVPGSCVLVTLEGTRPMLVEIQALVDSGGPSPRRLSVGLDRDRLAMLLAVLHRHAGVACMDQDVFVNAVGGVRISEPAADLAVLLSIQSSLRGKPLPQGFIAFGEVGLAGEVRPAPRGQERLKEAAKLGFTVAVIPKANAPKKPIPGMTVHAVERVDEAIGLVRELG
- a CDS encoding DUF5666 domain-containing protein, encoding MSRSVLKPQTIAWLLATAGFLSACGGGGGGGSDSDHSDATWSTNPAGAATFNGAAAAYQGSISGLGSIVVNGVRFETTDSVVYDSDDFSTSYDSSTPTFSSPLALGMTVALFGDVDDAQSLGRAARIRIVGGVRGTMNSITSTAIDLSTQMVQINAATTYGGTSDGTLTGTAVTTYADLAALANTNPLLTIYGLAQADGSFLATRVVVTHALTHALDVAVRGTITAIAGSNYTIQTGATASITVNCNSCTIQPTGNTPVVGDAIRALATDNTSWNGTTLTAKRLQLVNAAYLTSFSGAPSTSTYAKIKGIATQANGNWYVGGVQVSGATLTANTMYEIKGTWSGSVLAATRVETEGQRSFTDSYNQPVTYSNEFYGAVSNLSGSTFTVQGVNVNAGSAYFPNGSAANLSNGSFVEVKGSYVDGTLNATKVEIKYASSSNASSGRVFEMYGQVGGWSGVNSVFSLTRFGVVYTAQTSANTRFKYGTPTTGSYVEVKGYMDANNVFQVIKLELKNGYHDYDD